A segment of the bacterium genome:
TTCCAATGGCGTCGGAAGCTCCAGGAACGCCAACACCAGGACGAACCGGCTGCTGGAAGGAGCGAGGCACAGGAAGACTCCGTCGCCAAGTTCGTTCCCGTTCAACTCCACTCTCCGCCCACGGCCACGCGAGCAGGCTGTGAAATCGTGCTGGCGGACGGGTGCCGAGTCATCGTGCCGACGCAATGCGATGCCACCTGGCTGGGTCAGATCCTCGCGACGCTGAAGGAGGGGGCATGCTGAACTTCTCGCATCAAACACGCGTATTTCTCTTCTTGGAACCGGTCGACATGAGGAAG
Coding sequences within it:
- a CDS encoding transposase, with product MARRRNLERDRYWRGVIREQRASGLGISAFCREHEVPLSSFFQWRRKLQERQHQDEPAAGRSEAQEDSVAKFVPVQLHSPPTATRAGCEIVLADGCRVIVPTQCDATWLGQILATLKEGAC